The genomic stretch GATTGACACTGCTCGTTTTGAGTGCCTAGATGGCCAGGCAGGGAGGAACCATGCACGAAAAAGAGCGCCACAGGATCATTCTGTCCGCCGTCCAGGAAAAACCTGTGGTGACGGTGCAGGAGATGGTCGACCTGACGGAGTCCTCCGAGGCGACGATCCGGCGCGACATCGCGGCTCTCCACGTGCAAAAGCGCCTGCGCCGGGTGCGCGGCGGCGCCGAGGCGATCTCGCCGCCGCAATTCATCGGCCTGGCCGGCCGGCCCTTTTCTGTCAACGAAACGATCAATGCTTCGCAAAAGCGGGCAATCGCACGCGAAGCGGTCGAATTGTGCGGGGATGGCGAGCCGATCATCATCAATGGCGGCACCACAACCTTCCAGATGGTGCATTTCCTGACCGGCCGCCGCATGCCGATCTTCACCAATTCGTTCCCGATCGCCGAGCATCTGCTCAAGCACTCGAAGAACACGGTGATGCTGTCGGGCGGCACTATCTATCGTGAGCAGAACATCATCCTGTCGCCCTTCGACAATGACGTGACGCGCAACTTTTATGCGCGCCGCATGTTCATGGGCGCTCAAGGGTTGGGGCCCCTCGGCCTGATGGAAGGCGATCCGCTTTTGATCCAGGCTGAACAGAAATTGATCGACCAGGCTGACGAGTTGGTGGTGCTGGTCGATTCCTCGAAGTTCCGCAAACGCTCCAGCCTGATCCTGTGCGGACTGTCGCGCATCGCCACCGTCATCACCGATGACGGTATCGAGGATCGGGAAGCCAAGATGTTGGAGACCGCAGGCGTGACGCTGATCGTCGCCCGCAAGTCGGCAAAGGAAGAATCTTCACTGCAGGCCTGAGACACCCTCACGCCCGCAGCGACGATGGAATGCAACGCTCAAGGGAGGATATTCGATGAGCTTTCTGAAGAAATTGATGGTTACGGCCGCGTTCTCGGCCGCCATGTTCGTGAATTCAGCCTACGCCGCCGAGCACGTCAAGATCGCGCTGGTGGTGAAGTCGCTCGGCAACGGCTTCTTCGATGCCGCCAACAAGGGCGCCGAAGAGGCGGCCAAGGAACTCGGCGATGTCGACATCATCTACACTGGCCCGACCAAGGCGACCGCCGAAGCGCAGATCGAAGTGGTCAACTCGCTGATCGCCCAGAAGGTCAACGCCATCGCGATTTCGGCCAATGACGCCGATGCGCTGGTGCCGGTGCTGAAGAAGGCCATGGAGCGCGGCATCACCGTCATCTCGTGGGATTCGGGCGTCGCCAAGGAAGGCCGCCAGCTTCACCTCAACCCGTCCGACACCGGCCTGATCGGCGAGACCATCATCAAGCTTGCCGCCGACTATTTGCCGGAAGGCGGCGACGTCGCCATCCTGTCGGCTTCCTCGACCGCGACCAACCAGAACGCCTGGATCGACGCGGCCAAGAAAATCCTGCCGGAGAAGTTCCCGAAGATCAAACTCGTCGCCACCGTCTATGGCGATGACGACTCGGCCAAGAGCACCGACGAAGCCAAGGGCCTGCTGAAGTCCTATCCGAACCTCAAGGCGATCATCGCGCCGACCACCGTCGGCGTCGTTGCCGCCGCCCAGGTCGTCACCGACGAGAACCTGATCGGCAAGGTCAATGTCACCGGCCTCGCACTGCCGTCCGAGTTCAAGAAGTTCATCGACAACGGTGCCAGCCAGGCGGTTGCCCTGTGGAACCCGATCGACCTCGGCTACTCCGCCGTCTACCTCGCCCATGATCTGGCGGTGAAGAAGGAAAAGGCCAAGCCCGGTGCGACTTTGTCGATCGGCCGCGTCGGCAAGGTGACGCTCGACGACTCGAACTCGGCTGCGATGGCTCCGCCCTTCCAGTTCGACAAGTCCAACATCGAGAAGTTCTCCAAGATCTATTGATCTGGAACTCTTCAACCTGATGCGGGGGGGGCGCACGCCCCCCCGCGACTTTAAACGGACCTTGTTTCAGGGCTTGATACTGATATGGACACGACAGCCCACAACGGCACGGTGAAGGAGGGGCTTCCGACCCCCGCCCCACGCCTGACGCTGTCCGGCATCTCCAAAAGCTTTCCCGGCGTGCGGGCGCTGCACGATGTCAGCTTGTCGCTCTATCCCGGCCAGGTGACCGCGCTGATCGGCGAAAACGGCGCCGGCAAGTCGACGCTGGTCAAGATCATGACCGGCATCTACCAGCCCGACGCGGGCACAATCAGCATCGACGGCCAGGCCGTCACTCTGCCCGGCGCGCATGCCGCCTTCGGCCATGGCGTCACCGCAATCCATCAGGAAACCGTGCTGTTCGACGATCTGAGCGTCGCCGAAAACATCTTTCTCGGCCATGCGCCACGCACGCGCCTCGGCACCATTGACTGGCGCACGATGCGTAAGAATGCACGCGAAGTGCTCGACACCATGCATGCCGGCCATATCGACGCCGATGCGCGGCTCAGGGATCTCGGCATCGCCAACAAGCATCTCGTTGCCGTTGCTCGCGCCATGTCGATCGACGCACAGATCGTCATCATGGACGAGCCGACCGCCGCTCTTTCGATGAAGGAGATCGAGGAGTTGTTCCTGCTCATCGAATTCCTCAAGGGCGAAGGCAAGGCGATCCTGTTCATCAGCCACAAGTTCGACGAGATCTACCGCATCGCCAACCGTTACACCGTGTTCCGCGACGGCGAGATGGTCGGCGAAGGGCTGATCAAGGATGCTGGCCAGAGCCAGATCGTGCGCATGATGGTCGGCCGCTCCGTCGATCACATCTTTCCGCAGCGCAAGGCCGAGATCGGCGCGCCGGTGCTGTCTGTCGCCGGCCTGTCGCACCCGACCGAGTTCAATGACATCGGCTTCGAGCTGCACAAGGGCGAGATCCTCGGCTTCTACGGCCTTGTCGGCGCAGGCCGCAGCGAAGTGATGCAGGCGATATCGGGCATTACCCGAACCTCAGGCGGTACGATCACGCTGGAAGGCAAGGTGATCGCGCCGAAATCGGCGGCGGATTCAATCGAGGCCGGCATCGTCTATGTGCCCGAGGAACGCGGCAAGCAAGGCGTGGTGATCGGCCTGCCGATCTTCCAGAACGTGTCGCTGCCTTCACTCAAACGCACGTCCAAGTCGGGCCTGCTGCGGCTGTCGGAAGAGTTTTCGCTTGCCCGCTCCTACACCGAGCGGCTCGACCTCCGAGCCTCGTCGCTCAGCCAGGATGTCGGCACGCTGTCGGGAGGCAACCAGCAGAAGATCGTCATCGCCAAATGGCTGGCGACCGCGCCCAAGGTGATCATCCTGGACGAGCCGACCAAGGGCATCGACATCGGCTCCAAGGCCGCCGTGCACGGCTTCATGGCCGAGCTCGTCGCACAGGGCCTGTCAGTGATCATGGTGTCGTCGGAACTGCCCGAAATCCTCGGCATGTCCGACCGCGTCGTCGTCATGCGCGAGGGCCTTGTGGCGGCGGTCTATGACAATAAGGGACTGGATGCCGAGACACTGGTCCGGGCGGCAGCGGGGATCGCGGCATGAAGGCTTTCCTCAAATACCGCGAGATCTGGCTGGCTGCGGCCATCATCGTTTTGATCGGGCTGATCTCGACCCGCTTCCCGGCCTTTGCCGACCCCGGCAATCTGCGCCAGGTGTTCAACGACACCTCAATCCTGATGATCCTGGCGCTCGGCCAGATGGTTGTCATCCTGACCCGCTCGATCGACCTGTCGATGGCCTCCAACCTGTGCTTCACCGGCATGGTGGTGGCGATGCTGAATGCAGCACACCCGGCGATCCCGATCCCGCTGCTGATCATCATCGCGCTCGCCGTCGGGCTGGTTCTCGGCGCCATCAACGGCCTTCTGGTGTGGCGGCTGAACATTCCATCCATCGTCGTCACTTTGGGCACGCTGACCATCTATCGCGGCGCCACCTTCGTCCTGTCCGGCGGCGCATGGGTCAATGCCGACAAGATGAGCCCTGAATTCATCGGCTTCCAGCGCGCGGCCTTCCTTGGCATTCCGGTGCTGTCCTGGATCGCCATCCTGGTCATCGCTCTGTTCTTCGTGCTGATGACGCGCACCGCGCTTGGCCGCTCGATCTACGCCATCGGCGTCAATCCGACTGCGTCGGTCTATACCGGCATCGATGTCGGCCGGACGAAGTTCATCGTCTTCTGCATCTCCGGCATGATCGGCGGCCTTGCCGGTTACCTCTGGATCTCGCGCTACGTGATCGCCTCGGTCGAAGTCGCCAACGGCTATGAGCTCAACATCATCGCCGCTTGCGTCATCGGCGGCATCTCTATCGCCGGCGGCATCGGCTCGGTCGGCGGCGCGGTGCTCGGCGCGCTGTTCCTCGGCATCATCTCCAACGCACTGCCGGTCATCAACATCTCGCCCTTCTGGCAGATGGCGATCTCGGGCAGCGCCATCATCCTGGCCGTGGTGCTCAATGCACGTGGCGAACGCCAGCAGGGACGCATCATCCTGCGAAAAGTGGAGGCGGTGACATGACCGACGTCCCTGCCCCGCGCCATATTCCCGACCGGCTCGACAAGCCGCTCTCCTCGGCGATCTTTTCCTGGGAAGCGCTGCTGGTCGTGGTGGCCGTCGCCATTTTCGCCATCAACAGTTTTGCCTCGCCCTATTTTCTCGACCCCTATTCGCTGTCGGACCTGACCTTCAACTTCACCGAGAAGGGCCTGATCGCCTTCGCCATGGCGCTGCTGATCATTTCGGGCGAGATCGACCTCTCGGTCGCCGCCATCATCGCGCTGGCCTCGACGATGATGGGCATGGCGGTGCAGGCCGGCGCCGGCACGCCGGTGCTGGTTCTGATCGGCATCGTCGTCGGACTCGGCTGCGGCGCCTTCAATGGGCTGCTAGTGACAAGGCTGGGCCTGCCCTCCATCGTCGTCACCATCGGCACGATGAGCCTGTTTCGCGGCATCGCCTTCATCATTCTCGGCGACCAGGCCTATAAGGGCTATCCGGAAAGCTTCGCCTTCTTCGGCCAGGGTTACGTCTGGTGGGTGGTGTCGTTCGAACTGGTGCTCTTCCTGATCGCAGCTGTTGTCTACTGGTTCCTGCTGCACCGGACGAGTTTTGGCCGTCGCGTCTTTGCGATCGGCAACAACCCGATAGCTGCGCAGTTTTCGGGAGTGCGCGTCGGCCGTATCAAATTCATCTTGTTCTGCCTGACCGGGCTGATGTCGGGCATCGCCTCGGTGCTGATCACCTCGCGGCTCGGCTCGACAAGGCCATCGATCGCGCAGGGCTACGAGCTCGAAGTCATCACCATGGTGGTGCTCGGCGGCGTCAGCATTCTGGGCGGCGCCGGCAGCATTGTCGGCGTCGTGCTCGCCGCCTTCATCATGGGACTGGTGACCTTCGGGCTCGGCCTGCTCAACGTGCCCGGCATCGTCATGTCGATCTTCATCGGCCTGCTGCTGATCATCGTCATCGCCCTGCCGATCGTTTGGCGGCGGCTGCGCGGGGGACGCTGATGCCGGAGAAATACGCGTTCAAGATGAAGCTCAAGCCCGGCATGAGGGCTGAGTACAAGAAGCGCCACGACGAGATCTGGCCGTCGCTGGTGGCGCTGCTGAAACAGGCCGGGGTTTCGGATTATTCGATCCATCTCGATGAGGAGACCAACATCCTGTTTGGCGTGCTGTGGCGGCGCGACGACCATGGCATGGCCGACCTGCCGAAGCATCCGGTGATGCAGCGCTGGTGGGCAGACATGGCCGACATCATGGAAACGAAACCGGACAACGAGCCGCTGGCCGTGCCCCTGGAAACCGTGTTCCATATGGCATGAGTGCTCTGCGCCATATCGCCGTCATCGACATCGGCAAGACAAACGCCAAGGTGGCGCTGGTCGATCTCGTTACGCTGAGCGAGGTGGCGTTGCGCCGCATGGCGAATGCACCGCTGCGCCAGGCGCCCTACCCGCATCACGATGTCGAGGCCCTGTGGACGTTCATCCTCAACAGCCTGGCCAGTCTCAACCGCGAACAGCATATCGACGCCATTTCGATCACCACGCACGGCGCGACGGGCGCGCTGGTCGACGCCGCGGGCGAGCTGGTGCTGCCTGTCCTCGACTATGAGTTCGACGGCCCCGACAGGCTGGCTGCCGACTATGACGCGATCCGCCCGCCGTTCACCGAAACCGGCACGCCGCGGCTGCCGCTCGGCCTCAATCTTGGCGCGCAGTTCTTTTGGCAGCAGAAGCGCTTTCCGGCCGAGTTCGCCAGGGCTGCAGCGATGCTGATGTACCCGCAATACTGGGCGCTGCGGCTCACAAGAGTGGCCGCCAACGAGATGACCTCGCTCGGCTGTCACACCGATCTATGGAATCCGTGGGGTGCTGACTTTTCGACGATGGTCGACCGTCTGGATTGGCGCGGCCTGATGGCACCGGTGCGGCCGGCCAGGGATCGCCTTGGCCCGATCCTGCCGGCGCTGGCGGCACGAACCGGCCTTGATCCGCAAACGCCGGTGTTCTGCGGTCTCCACGATTCCAACGCCTCGCTGCTGCCGCATCTTCTGTCGGACGCGCCGCCCTTCTCGGTCGTTTCGACCGGCACCTGGGTGGTGTCTATGGCCGTCGGCGGCAGAGAGATTGCACTCGACGCGGCACGCGATACGCTGGTCAATGTCAGTGCGCTGGGTGAACCCGTGCCGTCGGCCCGTTTCATGGGTGGTCGCGAGTTTTCGCTGCTCACTGCCGACAAGCCGCAGGATTGCAGCGGCAGCGATGTGCTGGCGGTCCTGGCGGACAAGACTTTGCTGCTGCCGTCGACCCAGGAAGGATCAGGGCCGTTCCCGCATCATGCCGCGACGTGGATCAATGCCGACGGCATCGACAACGGCCGGCGTTTTGCCGCCATCTCGTTCTATCTGGCACTGATGACGGCGACCTGCCTGGACCTGATCGGCGCCGACGGCCCGACCACGGTCGAAGGACCCTTTGCCCGCAACCGGCTCTTTGTCCGCATGCTGGCGGCAGCAACCGCACGCAGCGTCGTCGCGTCGGAGGCCGCCACCGGCACCAGCATTGGCGCAGCATTGCTGGCATCGGGTCAGGCAACGACGCACGGCAAGGGCGAGGGAATGGAGCCGCCGACCGACGCGGTCTGGGCCGAATATGTCAGCGCGTGGCGCGCGGCGGTCAAAGCGCAGGGCTGATCACAGGATCCGCTTGCCGAAGGCAGACATGACGAAGTTCACCGTGTCGGTGCCGATCCGCGGCTCCAGATCCGCGGTCAGGCCTGAAACATCCATGGACAGCAGGCCACCGGAGAGCGCGATCGCCTCCATCGCCTGATGCGTCTCGCGCACCGTCAGCCCACCGGAGCCGGCCGCCCAGCCGGCGAATTCGGTGGCCGTCGGCGAATAGCTGACATGAAAGCCCTGCGTGCCCGATGTGACGATGCGGATCGCCTCATGCATCAGGTCGCGCATGCCCATGGCGTCGATGTCGGTCATGGTGAAGGCCGATACCCGCGAATCCTTCAGCACCCGCGCCTCGGCCGGATCGGCATGGCGCAGGCCGACGATCACGACATTTTCCGGCGACAGCTGCGGCTGCAGCGCGCCGGCCTTATGGTCGAGACCAAGGGTACGCGCCAACACCGACGCTTCCGGCAGGTCGATGCGGTCCTCGTCCTCGGGCATCAGGGCAGCGATGGAATCGATCCAGATAAGGCCGAAAGAATGGGTCGCGCGCGCCGTCGCTGTCAGCGCCTTGTGGGCGACGCGACGGTCGGTGCCGACGGTCAGCCGGATCATGCCCGAGGGCGGCCGTTCTATATCGGCGAGTTCGACGACGTCGAAATTCATTGCTTCCAGTCGCGCGCCGGTACCCTCGCGGGCGAGGATGCGGGCGGCTTCCTGTTCGGCGGAGATCGACACCATTCTGCGGCCGGAAAAGTCGGCGACGTCGTGCATCGGCGCCTTCTCGACATATTCCGAGGTCATAGCCAACAACATAGCGCCGTAGCTCATGCGGAAGGCGACGCGGTCGCCGACGGTGGGCCGCGGATCGGCGTCTTGCACGTCGAGCAGCAGATGGTCGCTGGAGGCGCCGAGCACGCGTATCCCTTTGGCGATGGGAGTCAGTCCTTCAACCAGCACGTCCTCGCGGCCGATGTTGGCGATGGCGCGCAGCCGGTCGCCCTCGTCGGGGAAAACGGGCTGGTTGCCGAAAGCGTCGTAACCGGACTCGCCGATCGGCCGCGACGGCTTGAGCTTGACCTCGATGATATCGCTGGTCAGGCGGCAGGCATCTGGTTCGAGTTCCGGCCACGGCACGTCGCGGAAGGTTTCGACGCCACCTTGCAGGATCGCTTCGCCGACCCTGAGATTGTTGATGCCGGCGGGCAGCTTGCCTTCGAGCAGCAGCGTCAGCGACGAGGAGGCGCCGCCCGATATCCAGTCGAGGCTTTTGCCCGACAGGCGCTCGGTTTTGTAAGCATGGGCGACGAGCTGGCCAAGATTCTCCGGTGTCGGCATGATGGCGCCGAAACAGCCGAGATTGGTGCCAATGCCGGCAATGCGCACGCCCTTGAATTCGAGGATGCGCTCAACCGTGGGGATCAGGTCGTTCGGCCAGATGCCTTCGCGGAGGTCGCCAAGGTCGATCATCAGCATGATGTCGTGGACGCGGCCCATGCGCTCGGCGATGCGCGAAATCTCGCGAATGGTGGCGAGTTCCGATTGCAGGCTGATGTCGACGGTGCGCACCACCTCCTCGACGCGTGCCATGGGCGGGCTGCGCAGCAGCATGATCGGCGCGTTGATGCCGCTGTCGCGCAGCCGGCGGATGTTTTCGAAACGCGATTCGGCAATGCCGGCGACGCCGCCGCGCAGCATGGCGCGCGCCACTTGCGGCATGCCGCACGTGCCCTTGGTGACACCGAACACCTCGATATCAGACAGTGCACAGCGGTCGACGATGGTACGGGCGTTGCGCTCGATGCGGCCAAGGTCGATGGCGACTTGCGGTCCCGACATTTTTTCACTCAGGGTTTGTAGAATCTGTCAGTCAGAAGCATCGTCCAGATCGTCGTCAAAACTTGTCAAACTTGGCGCGGTGACGGTCTCAATGTTGGAAACCAGAGCAATTGTGTGTGGGCACGTCTTTCGATCGGAGAGGCCTGTAACACTGGTCGTTCATCATTCCGATGGTGAGTGGCAACTGACGTGCGGCGAACATGATCACCCCGCGGACTGCGGAGATTTCGAAGTCGTCGGTTTCGGCCATTTGACCGCAAGACAGGACAATCTGGCACAGATTGGCCAGCTTGAGCGCGGATGGCTCGCTGAATGGGTGCGGGGAGAATGGACTCGATGCCAGCACGACGATTAGTGCTCCCTCAGTTGACGTAGACCAATCCCTGCGGGTCGATCTCCGGCTTGCGGCCGGCAACGAGGTCGGCGAGGAATTTGCCCGAGCCGCAGGCCATGGTCCAGCCGACATGACCGTGGCCGGTGTCGAGGTAAAGGTTGCGGTATTTCGCCTGGCCGATGACCGGCACGGAGTTCGGCATCATTGGCCGCAGGCCTGCCCAGAGTACGGCTTTCTTCTCGTCGAAGGCGCCGGGGAACAGGTCCTTTCCGGTCCTGAACATGGTGGCGAAATCGCTGGGTTTGTGGGTGCGGTCGAAGCCGGTGAATTCGGCGGTCGAAGCCAACCGCAATCGATCGCCAAGGCGCGAATAGGCCATCAGCTGGTCCTCGTCGGCGCCACCCATGGTCGGCCCCTTGCTCTCGTCTTCCAGCGGAATGGTCGCGGTATAGCCCTTCACCGGATAGACCGGCAGGTCGATGCCATAGCGGCGGCCGAGCAGGCCGCTTTCCGGGCCCATCGAAATGACCACGGCATCGCCGGTGATGGGGCCGGCGGAGGTCATCACCGCGCGCACGCGGTCGCCGTCTATATCGAGGCCTTCGACCGTGGTGTCGAACAGGAATTTGACGCCAAGCTTTTCGCGCGCATAGGCGGCGAGATTGTCGACGAACATTCTGGAATCGCCGGTCTGGTCGATCGGCGAATAGACGCCGCCGGCGATCTTTTCCTTCACCCCGGCCAAACCGGGTTCGAGCTCGACCAGCCGGTCGCGGCCAACGATCTCGATCGGCAGGCCATGCTCGGCGAGATAGCGGTAATTGTCGGTGCCGGTGTCGAGGCTGTGCTGCGAGCGGAAGAAATAGAGGATGCCCTTCTTGCGCTCGTCATAGTGGATGCCCGTGTCGGCCGAGATGGCGTTGATGCAATCTCTGGAATAGAGCGCCAGCCGCAGCTTGACCTGGCTGTTGGCGCGTAGCCGCGCCACGGTGCACTGGCGCAGGAAGCGCAGGCTCCAGGCCAGAAAATAGGGATCGAAGCGCAGCCGCACCTTGATGCCGAGATCATGGTTGTAGAGCGCGCGCAAAAATGTCTTCAGAGCCGCCGGCGAGGCCCAGGCGGTGGCATCGCCCGGCGACACCAGGCCGGCATTGGACTGGCTGGTGCCACACGCCGGCGCCGGATGGCGCTCGATCACGGTGACCTCGTGGCCATCGGCGGCCAGATAATAGGCGGCCGCCGTACCGACAACGCCGGCTCCAAGCACCACTATCTTCATGCCATCCCCCAAAGCTGGTCGCGGCGCGGCGCCTCCACGCTGCGTCGCGAATGCCTTCCATAGCGCTTCGCCGCGCGCCTTGCGAGCCCTGAGGGTTGGCTCAGCCCCGCGCGGAATTCTTGCTGGTCAGGATACGTTCCCAGGCGAGCGCGTCGGCAACGATCTGGTCGAGGTCGTCGCGTTGCGGCGTCCAGCCGAGTTCCGCCCGGGCGAGGTCCGAATTGGCGACCACGGCCGCCGCATCGCCGGGACGCCGGTCGCCCATCTTGACCTCGAAATCATGGCCGAAGGCGCGCCGCACGCTCTCAATGACCTCGAGCACGGAATAGCCATGGCTGTAACCGCAATTGGCGACGAGGCTCGTGCCCCCGGCGCGCAGCCGTTGCAGGGCCAGGCGATGCGCCGCGGCTAGGTCACTGACATGGATATAGTCGCGCATGCAGGTGCCGTCTGGCGTCGGATAGTTGGTGCCGAACACCTGCATGAACGGGCGCTTGCCGAGTGCCGTCTCGCAGGCGACCTTGATCAGATGGGTGGCGCCCGGCGTCGACTGGCCGGTGCGACCCTTCGGATCGGCGCCGGCGACGTTGAAATAGCGCAGCGCCGTGTAGCGTATGGGATGCGCTGTCGCCGCGTCGCGCAGCATCCATTCGCTCATCAACTTGGACAGGCCGTAAGGCGATTCCGGCGCCAGGCGGGCATCCTCGCGCACCGGCTCCAGCCCGGCGCCGCCATAGACGGCGGCGGTCGAGGAAAAGATGAAATTGGGCACGCCCTCGCGCACCGCGGTTTCGATCAGCGTGCGCGTCTTCGAAGTGTTGTTCTCGTAATAGGCAAGCGGGTCGGCGACCGATTCCGGGACCACGATGGAGCCGGCGAAATGGATGATGGCGTCGACCTTGTTCTCCCGGATGATCGATCCGACCAATTCCTTGTCGGCGACATCGCCAACGACGAGCTTTGCTTCCGGCGCCACCGCCCATTCGAAGCCGGTGGAAAGCCGGTCGAGAACGACCACACTTTCGCCGGCATCCAGCAATTCCCAGACCATGTGGCTGCCGATATAGCCGGCACCGCCTGTTACCAACACTGTCATCCGCGACCTCGCATCTCAAGATTTTTCGGAAACTGTCTCAACCCCCGCTCTACTGGAAAGTCCGCCGCGTGGCCATTAGAACCCTTGGTAACCGGCGTTCACCAAATTTGGCATCGTGCTGAAACAAAGTTGATCCACATCAAAGGAATAGGCCACGATCCGTGGTCGTTAGGAACAGGTCCGGGGCGTGGCATTTTGACCAAAATGGTCCGGTGGACGACCAATAGGGCAATGATTATGATCCCGCGCAAAATTGGGAAGCCGACATGAACTACCAGCGGTTCTTCGAAGAAGCGATCGACCAGCTCCACGCGGAGCGTCGCTATCGTGTCTTCGCCGACCTTGAGCGTATCGCGGGCAAGTTTCCGCGCGCCATATGGCGTTCCAATGGCCGTGCCGAGGAAATCACCGTCTGGTGTTCCAACGACTATCTCGGCATGGGCCAGCATCCCGATGTCATCGCCGCGTTCCAGGAAGCGGCCGGCAAGATGGGTTCGGGCGCCGGCGGCACCCGCAACATTTCCGGCACTTCCAACCCGCTGGTCGAGCTCGAGCATGAGCTTGCCGACCTGCACGGCAAGGACGCCGCCCTGGTCTTCACCTCCGGCTTCGTCTCCAACGAAGCGTCGATTTCGACCATTGCGCGGCTTTTGCCCAACTGCCTGATCATCTCGGACGAGCTGAACCACGCCTCGATGATCGAGGGTGTGCGGCGCTCGGGCGCCGAGAAGAAGATCTTCCGCCACAACGATGTCGCGCATCTGGAAAGCCTGTTGCAGGCGGCGGGGCGCGAGCGCGCCAAGCTGATCGTCTTCGAAAGCGTCTATTCGATGGACGGCGACATCGCGCCGATCAGAGAGATCGTCGAACTCGCCGAGCGCTACAACGCCATGACCTATATCGACGAGGTCCATGCGGTGGGCATGTACGGGCCGCGCGGCGGCGGCATCACCGAGCGCGAGGGCCTGGCCGACCGTATCGACATCATCGAAGGCACGCTGGCCAAGGCGTTCGGCACGTTGGGCGGCTACATCACCGGCACCAGTGCAGTCATCGACGCGGTGCGCTCCTATGCGCCGGGCTTCATCTTCACCACGGCGCTGCCGCCAGCGATCGCCGCGGCGGCAACCACCTCGATCCGCCATTTGAAGCGCTCGCAGGCCGAGCGCGACGCACAGCAGCAGCAGGCGAGCCGGACCAAGCAGATCCTGTCGGCGGCCGGTTTGCCGGTGATGGAGTCGCCAACCCATATCGTGCCGGTGCTGGTCGGAGACCCCGAGCTCTGCAAGATGGCCAGTGACCGCCTGCTCGGCGTGCACGGCATCTACATCCAGCCGATCAACTACCCGACCGTGCCGCGCGGCACGGAGCGGCTGCGCATCACGCCGACACCGTTCCATTCCGACACGCTGATCGCGGGGCTGCAGGACGCGCTGATCGAGACCTGGGATGCGCTGGGCATTCCCTACGGCTCCGCCGGCCGGCCCACTGTCGCCAAGAGCGACCGGATCGTTCCTCTGCTGGTGCCGAAGTCGGGCGGTTGAAGCCCGTTTGAAACTCTACTCTGACGGCCATCTGACGCAGGTTTCTGCGCTTCCGGTGCTCACGGAACTGAATGTCCACCGCGCTCCGGTTCTCGAAACCCACGCCAGCCGACTCGTCGGAGCGATTTTCAATTCGGGCTTCGTCGGCGGCTCAGCTAGACGGTTTTCATCCATTTCGCCAGTCGATGCGCCGCTTCCTCGACCTGGTCGAGGCGGCGGTGGAAGCACAGCCTGAGGAAGGCTTCGCCGCCGGGACCGAAGGCGGTGCCCGGCGCCAGGCCGACATTGGCCTTGTCGACGATGTCGAAGGCCGCCGTGCGGGAATCGGTGATGCCGTCGACGGTGAAGAACAGATAGAAGGCGCCCTGCGGCACGGTAAACCTTGCGCAGCCGGTGGCGCCAAGAATGCCGCAGACCAGGTCGCGTGCTTTCCTCGCCCGCTCCACCTGTTCGGCGACGAAACCATCGCCCTCGTCAAGGGCTGCGACCGCGCCGCGCTGCATGAACTGAGCGACGCCGGAATTCGAATACTGGATCAGGTTCTCGAACACCTGCTGCAGGC from Mesorhizobium sp. NZP2077 encodes the following:
- the hemA gene encoding 5-aminolevulinate synthase; the protein is MNYQRFFEEAIDQLHAERRYRVFADLERIAGKFPRAIWRSNGRAEEITVWCSNDYLGMGQHPDVIAAFQEAAGKMGSGAGGTRNISGTSNPLVELEHELADLHGKDAALVFTSGFVSNEASISTIARLLPNCLIISDELNHASMIEGVRRSGAEKKIFRHNDVAHLESLLQAAGRERAKLIVFESVYSMDGDIAPIREIVELAERYNAMTYIDEVHAVGMYGPRGGGITEREGLADRIDIIEGTLAKAFGTLGGYITGTSAVIDAVRSYAPGFIFTTALPPAIAAAATTSIRHLKRSQAERDAQQQQASRTKQILSAAGLPVMESPTHIVPVLVGDPELCKMASDRLLGVHGIYIQPINYPTVPRGTERLRITPTPFHSDTLIAGLQDALIETWDALGIPYGSAGRPTVAKSDRIVPLLVPKSGG